A region of Deltaproteobacteria bacterium DNA encodes the following proteins:
- a CDS encoding exodeoxyribonuclease VII small subunit, producing the protein MNKKFETALEDLEQVVEHLDSGELSLEDSLAAYEKGVGLVKFCYQKLDEVEKKIELLVKDKDGKPQLKAFADSADAGADED; encoded by the coding sequence ATGAACAAAAAGTTTGAAACCGCCCTGGAAGATTTAGAACAAGTGGTCGAACATCTCGATTCCGGCGAATTGTCCCTCGAAGATTCACTGGCGGCGTACGAAAAAGGCGTCGGCCTAGTCAAGTTCTGTTACCAAAAGCTTGACGAAGTAGAAAAGAAAATCGAGCTTCTCGTCAAAGACAAAGACGGCAAGCCGCAGCTCAAAGCTTTCGCGGATTCGGCCGACGCGGGCGCCGACGAGGATTGA
- a CDS encoding polyprenyl synthetase family protein, producing the protein MGNVGSASKRISSVAKFDLDTFLRSRSAAVDRGLENYFKRHAEISGNIYKAMRYGLFPGGKRIRPILVLAAGELFGAKRKTLMPFACAVEMIHGYSLIHDDLPALDNDDLRRGEPANHKVFGEGMALLAGDGLLTEAFHLISAPEVTASVPAELVLKLIHELSYAVGIAGLVGGQAFDIEAERCAVDIGVVEYIHVRKTGALIRAAVRLGAQVAGASADELRRLSRFGEALGLAFQIADDILDILGETAPGDLAESGTSEWNKATYPSVVGVAKAQERLSELLTQCFDELAPFGAAGEALRAIAEQMAARALNTNGKLLTKEMHS; encoded by the coding sequence ATGGGCAACGTCGGCAGCGCCAGTAAAAGAATTTCCAGCGTGGCTAAATTCGATTTAGATACTTTTCTCCGGTCGCGCAGCGCGGCGGTGGACCGCGGGTTGGAAAACTATTTCAAGCGCCACGCCGAGATTTCCGGCAATATCTACAAGGCGATGCGTTACGGATTGTTTCCCGGCGGCAAGCGAATTCGGCCGATTCTGGTGTTGGCGGCCGGTGAACTGTTCGGCGCCAAACGTAAAACCCTCATGCCGTTCGCCTGCGCCGTGGAAATGATCCACGGCTATTCGCTGATTCACGACGATTTGCCGGCGTTGGACAATGACGATCTCAGGCGGGGCGAGCCGGCCAATCACAAAGTGTTCGGCGAAGGCATGGCGCTGCTCGCCGGCGACGGCCTGCTCACCGAGGCATTTCATTTGATCTCGGCGCCGGAAGTTACCGCGAGTGTGCCCGCCGAATTGGTTCTCAAGCTGATTCACGAATTGTCCTACGCCGTGGGCATCGCCGGTTTGGTCGGTGGCCAGGCTTTCGATATAGAAGCCGAGCGGTGCGCGGTGGACATCGGCGTGGTGGAATACATTCACGTGCGCAAGACCGGCGCGCTGATTCGCGCGGCGGTGCGTCTCGGCGCCCAAGTGGCGGGAGCGTCGGCGGACGAACTGCGGCGGCTATCGCGCTTTGGCGAGGCGCTCGGCTTGGCTTTCCAGATCGCAGACGATATTTTAGACATTCTCGGCGAAACCGCGCCGGGCGACCTGGCCGAGTCCGGCACCAGCGAGTGGAATAAAGCAACCTATCCATCGGTGGTCGGCGTCGCCAAAGCGCAAGAGCGGTTATCCGAGTTGCTCACGCAGTGTTTCGATGAACTGGCGCCCTTCGGCGCCGCCGGCGAAGCGCTGCGCGCCATCGCCGAACAGATGGCCGCGCGCGCACTCAACACCAATGGAAAACTCTTGACCAAGGAGATGCACAGCTAA
- the dxs gene encoding 1-deoxy-D-xylulose-5-phosphate synthase: protein MARLLDTVQFPKDIRKFSPEQLNQLAGEIRDEVISVVSEVGGHFASTLGAVELTLALHYAFNTPDDRIVWDTGHQTYAHKLLCGRRERLATIRQLGGLSGFLSREESEYDVFGAGHAGTSISAALGMVEAKSLAGSRRKVVAVISDGGLSAGLTYEGLNSAGHLDKDLIVILNDNEHFIDPRVGAVSSFLSKQFTTDLGVRLQKNLSALLKSLPNGENLKHVARKLRDSFLGLVTPGFLFESLGFQYVGPIDGHNIGEMIATLENVKKIEGPTLVHVVTKKGKGYLPAEQDPIKFHAVTPFHVLTGKAKKDKGPIPTYTDIFGASLLRLAKENPKIVGITAAMGSGTGIDKLQRELPKRTYDVGIAEQHAVTFAGGLATEGYIPVVAIYSTFLQRGYDEILHDVCLQNLHVVFALDRGGLVGADGPTHHGVFDFAYMRSIPNLVIMAPKDENELQHMLKTAVDFNGPISLRYPRGEGGGVALDTKLNSLPIGKGELLREGNDIVIAAVGQTVLPALKAAQELAPLGINAAVINARFVKPLDRELFGAILGRVPRVITVEDHAIAGGFGSAVLEFLADEGFTGVEVKRLGVPDRFIPHGTQDELRKICGFDKDAIAQAALQMVRRAKKKSREGWERGSA from the coding sequence ATGGCAAGACTGCTCGATACCGTTCAGTTTCCCAAGGACATTCGTAAGTTTTCTCCCGAACAGTTAAACCAACTGGCCGGGGAAATCCGCGACGAAGTGATTTCCGTGGTTTCCGAGGTGGGCGGCCACTTCGCCTCGACTTTGGGCGCGGTGGAGCTGACCTTGGCGCTACACTACGCTTTCAACACGCCGGACGACCGCATCGTCTGGGACACCGGCCATCAAACCTACGCGCACAAATTGCTCTGCGGCCGGCGCGAGCGTTTGGCGACGATTCGCCAGCTCGGCGGCTTGAGCGGTTTTCTCAGTCGCGAGGAGAGCGAGTACGATGTCTTTGGCGCCGGCCACGCCGGCACATCTATTTCCGCCGCCCTCGGCATGGTCGAAGCTAAGTCTTTGGCTGGCTCGCGGCGCAAAGTTGTCGCGGTGATCAGTGACGGCGGCTTGAGCGCGGGTTTGACCTATGAAGGTTTGAATTCCGCCGGCCATCTCGACAAGGATTTGATCGTCATCCTCAACGACAACGAGCACTTTATCGATCCAAGGGTCGGCGCGGTGTCATCTTTTCTGAGCAAGCAGTTTACCACCGATTTGGGCGTGCGCTTGCAAAAGAATTTATCGGCCTTGCTCAAGAGTTTGCCGAACGGAGAAAATTTAAAGCATGTGGCGCGCAAGCTGCGCGATTCGTTTCTAGGTCTGGTGACCCCAGGGTTTCTCTTCGAAAGCCTGGGCTTTCAATATGTCGGCCCCATCGACGGCCACAATATCGGCGAGATGATCGCGACCTTGGAGAACGTCAAAAAGATCGAGGGGCCGACGTTGGTCCATGTCGTGACGAAAAAAGGCAAAGGCTATTTGCCGGCGGAACAGGATCCGATCAAGTTTCACGCCGTGACGCCGTTCCACGTGCTCACCGGCAAGGCGAAGAAAGATAAAGGGCCGATTCCCACTTACACCGATATTTTCGGCGCGTCGCTGCTTCGCCTCGCCAAGGAGAATCCCAAGATCGTCGGCATCACCGCCGCCATGGGCAGCGGCACGGGCATCGACAAATTGCAGCGCGAACTGCCCAAGCGTACTTACGATGTCGGCATCGCCGAACAGCATGCGGTAACGTTTGCCGGCGGCCTGGCCACCGAAGGCTACATTCCCGTAGTCGCGATCTACTCGACTTTTTTGCAGCGCGGCTACGACGAGATTCTCCACGATGTCTGCTTGCAGAATTTGCACGTGGTGTTCGCGCTGGACCGCGGCGGTTTGGTTGGCGCCGATGGGCCGACCCATCACGGCGTGTTCGATTTCGCCTACATGCGTTCGATCCCCAACCTCGTGATCATGGCGCCCAAGGACGAGAACGAGCTGCAACATATGCTCAAGACCGCGGTCGATTTCAACGGACCGATCTCACTGCGTTACCCGCGCGGCGAGGGGGGAGGCGTGGCCTTGGACACCAAGCTAAATAGTCTGCCCATCGGCAAAGGCGAGCTGTTGCGCGAAGGCAACGATATTGTCATCGCCGCCGTCGGCCAAACGGTTTTACCGGCGTTGAAGGCGGCGCAGGAGTTGGCGCCGTTGGGGATTAACGCCGCGGTGATCAATGCGCGCTTCGTCAAACCGTTGGATCGGGAGTTGTTTGGCGCGATTCTCGGACGCGTCCCGAGAGTGATCACCGTGGAAGATCACGCGATCGCCGGCGGCTTCGGCAGCGCGGTGCTGGAATTTCTCGCCGACGAAGGATTTACCGGCGTCGAAGTCAAACGGCTCGGTGTGCCCGACCGTTTTATCCCACACGGAACCCAAGACGAACTCAGAAAAATCTGCGGCTTCGACAAAGACGCCATCGCTCAAGCGGCGTTGCAAATGGTGCGGCGCGCCAAAAAGAAAAGTAGAGAGGGATGGGAAAGAGGGAGCGCTTAG